From Triticum aestivum cultivar Chinese Spring chromosome 4A, IWGSC CS RefSeq v2.1, whole genome shotgun sequence, a single genomic window includes:
- the LOC123087383 gene encoding flagellar radial spoke protein 5 isoform X1, producing the protein MLLCGRSGAGAVMATTAVIAGLPRLAPARGRRRRCTVAAAMGASGLEEGKGKTATVRSKASGDALEVCRVVNGMWQVSGASWGRAAPAAAVDAMLAYADGGLATFDMADIYGPAEDLYGMFINKVRRERPPEMLEEVRGLTKWVPPPVKMTRSFVEENINRSRKRMDVAALDMLQFHWWDYANPGYLDALKHITDLKEEGKIKTVALTNFDTERLQIILENGIPIVSNQVQHSIVDMRPQKKMAELCELTGVKLITYGTVMGGLLSEKFLDTNINIPFAGPPLNTPSLQKYKRMIDAWGGWSLFQALLQTLKKVSLKHGIPISTVAVRYILNQTSVAGSMVGVRLGLSEHIRDTNAILSLLLDEEDMGSITEASQRGRNLMEVIGDCGDEYRA; encoded by the exons ATGCTTTTGTGTGGCCGCTCTGGTGCCGGCGCCGTGATGGCCACCACAGCCGTGATCGCCGGTCTTCCTCGACTTGCGCCTGCGAGGGGGAGGAGACGGAGGTGCAccgtggcggcggcgatgggcgcgTCGGGgctggaggaggggaaggggaagacGGCGACGGTGAGGAGCAAGGCGTCCGGGGACGCGCTGGAGGTGTGCCGGGTGGTGAACGGGATGTGGCAGGTGAGCGGCGCGTCGTGGGGCCGCGCGGCGCCGGCGGCCGCCGTGGACGCCATGCTCGCCTACGCCGACGGCGGGCTCGCCACCTTCGACATGGCCGACATCT ATGGACCGGCGGAGGATTTATACGGCATGTTCATCAACAAAGTTCGGCGCGAGCGCCCGCCGGAGATGCTAGAAGAAGTCAGGGG GCTTACAAAGTGGGTGCCGCCACCTGTTAAGATGACAAGAAGCTTTGTTGAGGAGAACATCAACAGGTCCCGGAAGAGGATGGATGTCGCTGCCTTGGACATGCTGCAGTTCCATTG GTGGGACTACGCAAATCCCGGATATCTAGATGCACTAAAGCACATCACCGACCTCAAGGAGGAAG GCAAGATAAAGACTGTAGCTCTGACGAACTTCGATACAGAGAGGCTGCAAATAATCCTAGAAAATGGAATACCAATTGTCAGCAACCAG GTTCAACATTCTATTGTGGATATGCGCCCGCAGAAAAAGATGGCAGAGCTTTGTGAGCTTACCGGAGTCAAGCTTATCAC GTATGGCACGGTGATGGGTGGCCTATTGTCCGAGAAGTTCCTCGACACCAACATCAACATACCTTTTGCTGGACCTCCTCTGAATACCCCATCCCTGCAGAAGTATAAGAGG ATGATCGACGCTTGGGGTGGCTGGAGCCTGTTCCAGGCTCTGCTCCAGACCTTGAAGAAGGTGTCACTGAAACACGGCATCCCGATCTCAACTGTCGCTGTACGATACATACTGAACCAG ACATCGGTGGCTGGTTCAATGGTGGGCGTGAGGCTGGGTCTGTCGGAGCACATCAGGGACACCAACGCCATCCTGTCGCTGCTGCTGGACGAGGAGGACATGGGCAGCATCACCGAGGCGTCGCAGCGGGGCAGGAACCTGATGGAGGTCATCGGAGACTGCGGCGACGAGTACAGAGCCTAG
- the LOC123087383 gene encoding flagellar radial spoke protein 5 isoform X2: MSSSAARALSPAPPSPRRVRPARCAGFVGPAVESASPGARAATLASSRGGTDSSLAICRVLNGMWQTSGGWGRIDRADAVDAMLAYADAGLSTFDMADHYGPAEDLYGMFINKVRRERPPEMLEEVRGLTKWVPPPVKMTRSFVEENINRSRKRMDVAALDMLQFHWWDYANPGYLDALKHITDLKEEGKIKTVALTNFDTERLQIILENGIPIVSNQVQHSIVDMRPQKKMAELCELTGVKLITYGTVMGGLLSEKFLDTNINIPFAGPPLNTPSLQKYKRMIDAWGGWSLFQALLQTLKKVSLKHGIPISTVAVRYILNQTSVAGSMVGVRLGLSEHIRDTNAILSLLLDEEDMGSITEASQRGRNLMEVIGDCGDEYRA, translated from the exons ATGTCGTCGTCAGCAGCCCGCGCGCTCtcgccggcgcccccttccccgcGCCGCGTGCGGCCCGCGAGGTGCGCGGGGTTCGTGGGCCCGGCGGTGGAGTCGGCGTCCCCGGGCGCGAGGGCGGCGACGCTCGCCAGCAGCCGCGGCGGGACCGACTCGTCGCTGGCCATCTGCCGGGTGCTCAACGGCATGTGGCAGACCAGCGGCGGGTGGGGCCGCATCGACCGCGCCGACGCCGTCGACGCCATGCTCGCCTACGCCGACGCCGGCCTCTCCACCTTCGACATGGCCGACCACT ATGGACCGGCGGAGGATTTATACGGCATGTTCATCAACAAAGTTCGGCGCGAGCGCCCGCCGGAGATGCTAGAAGAAGTCAGGGG GCTTACAAAGTGGGTGCCGCCACCTGTTAAGATGACAAGAAGCTTTGTTGAGGAGAACATCAACAGGTCCCGGAAGAGGATGGATGTCGCTGCCTTGGACATGCTGCAGTTCCATTG GTGGGACTACGCAAATCCCGGATATCTAGATGCACTAAAGCACATCACCGACCTCAAGGAGGAAG GCAAGATAAAGACTGTAGCTCTGACGAACTTCGATACAGAGAGGCTGCAAATAATCCTAGAAAATGGAATACCAATTGTCAGCAACCAG GTTCAACATTCTATTGTGGATATGCGCCCGCAGAAAAAGATGGCAGAGCTTTGTGAGCTTACCGGAGTCAAGCTTATCAC GTATGGCACGGTGATGGGTGGCCTATTGTCCGAGAAGTTCCTCGACACCAACATCAACATACCTTTTGCTGGACCTCCTCTGAATACCCCATCCCTGCAGAAGTATAAGAGG ATGATCGACGCTTGGGGTGGCTGGAGCCTGTTCCAGGCTCTGCTCCAGACCTTGAAGAAGGTGTCACTGAAACACGGCATCCCGATCTCAACTGTCGCTGTACGATACATACTGAACCAG ACATCGGTGGCTGGTTCAATGGTGGGCGTGAGGCTGGGTCTGTCGGAGCACATCAGGGACACCAACGCCATCCTGTCGCTGCTGCTGGACGAGGAGGACATGGGCAGCATCACCGAGGCGTCGCAGCGGGGCAGGAACCTGATGGAGGTCATCGGAGACTGCGGCGACGAGTACAGAGCCTAG